A window from Cellvibrio zantedeschiae encodes these proteins:
- a CDS encoding DUF7010 family protein yields the protein MDTPTITLDQHREEFSQRRYLAVPLAGTLCWLVAGIINIFVTPQVAALVLFIATGSIVYMGMLLSRVTGEDFFRKSKPKNPFDNLFLRCVAMALLVYSIGIPFFMVDPRSLPLSLGILTGLMWLPFSWIIQHWVGTFHVLSRTILIVAAWYLFPQHSFVAIPAVIIGVYAVTIFILENRWRKINNLQAAHKIITNE from the coding sequence ATGGACACGCCAACAATCACCCTTGACCAACACCGCGAAGAATTTTCACAACGTCGATATCTAGCTGTACCACTTGCAGGCACACTTTGCTGGCTCGTCGCTGGCATCATTAATATCTTTGTAACACCGCAAGTTGCAGCGCTGGTGTTGTTTATTGCAACCGGCAGTATTGTCTATATGGGCATGTTGTTATCTCGCGTTACCGGTGAGGATTTTTTCAGAAAATCCAAACCTAAAAACCCCTTTGATAATTTATTCTTACGCTGCGTAGCAATGGCTCTGCTCGTATACAGCATAGGAATTCCTTTTTTTATGGTTGACCCACGCTCGTTACCACTCAGCCTTGGCATTTTAACGGGTTTGATGTGGTTGCCTTTCTCGTGGATAATCCAACATTGGGTGGGCACTTTCCATGTACTAAGCCGTACCATTCTTATTGTCGCGGCATGGTACTTGTTTCCGCAGCACAGCTTTGTTGCAATTCCAGCGGTTATCATTGGTGTTTATGCTGTAACTATATTTATCCTGGAAAACCGCTGGCGGAAAATTAATAATTTGCAGGCCGCACATAAAATAATTACTAATGAATAG
- a CDS encoding sensor histidine kinase, giving the protein MEKLSTQYIRAQVLFWSAYLILNLLFMRLWGAHLTPFLIGMFFGLSVVLGLISHGFRYLYKTYAKNRSLLNISLHLIWLIPVAALLAQIIVSGSMFLMAEFTPKIMSGAQPVSTGGLLGFTINYCILIGLWCTIYLLRAEFQKRRNSEIAHWQLQAQLKENELQFLRSQINSHFLFNAINNLRAMVREDAERTRTGLTDLSILLRGLLQNDGQQLVTLRDELEWVRGYLALEALQFEDRLQFTINVDETLLTAKLPPMILQTLVENAIKHGIAARRAGGALQIDIARVNDESWQIKVQNPPAEFQTSHQGNKIGVRNARERLQLAFGEKAYLDLVIGTDIVTAKVEMPL; this is encoded by the coding sequence ATGGAAAAGTTATCAACCCAATACATTCGCGCGCAAGTTTTATTCTGGAGCGCCTACCTTATTTTGAATCTGCTTTTTATGAGATTGTGGGGCGCACACTTAACGCCATTTTTGATCGGAATGTTTTTTGGGCTCTCCGTGGTGCTTGGGCTTATCAGCCACGGATTTCGGTACCTTTATAAAACTTACGCAAAAAATAGATCGCTGCTCAACATTAGTTTACATCTCATTTGGTTAATTCCCGTCGCAGCCCTGCTTGCTCAAATTATTGTTTCAGGCTCTATGTTTTTGATGGCCGAATTTACCCCGAAAATCATGTCGGGAGCACAACCCGTAAGCACAGGTGGACTTCTGGGTTTCACTATCAATTATTGCATTCTAATCGGCCTATGGTGCACCATTTATTTACTGCGTGCCGAATTCCAAAAGCGCCGCAACTCAGAAATAGCTCACTGGCAATTGCAAGCCCAACTTAAAGAAAACGAATTGCAATTTTTACGTAGCCAGATTAATTCTCACTTCTTGTTTAATGCCATCAATAATTTGCGAGCAATGGTAAGAGAAGATGCCGAACGCACACGTACGGGGCTTACAGATTTATCCATTCTTTTGCGCGGCTTGTTGCAAAACGACGGACAACAATTGGTCACCCTGCGCGATGAACTTGAATGGGTGCGCGGTTACCTCGCACTTGAAGCATTACAATTTGAAGACCGTTTGCAATTTACGATTAATGTAGATGAAACCCTGCTCACCGCCAAACTACCACCCATGATTTTACAAACACTGGTAGAAAATGCCATTAAACACGGTATAGCGGCACGTCGCGCAGGTGGCGCTTTGCAGATAGATATTGCACGAGTGAACGATGAAAGCTGGCAAATTAAAGTTCAAAATCCACCTGCTGAATTTCAAACCAGTCATCAAGGCAACAAGATTGGTGTACGCAATGCGCGTGAACGTTTGCAACTCGCCTTTGGTGAAAAAGCTTATTTAGATTTGGTAATAGGTACAGATATTGTTACCGCGAAAGTAGAGATGCCCTTATGA